A genome region from Triticum aestivum cultivar Chinese Spring chromosome 2B, IWGSC CS RefSeq v2.1, whole genome shotgun sequence includes the following:
- the LOC123042027 gene encoding uncharacterized protein: MELGGNLSQPFMHSEQSPILSGGADYFEGDREDDDHATNIYGFSQTVFHTPPPPPTQETQTVTDEVNYGRGYREPRPPPQRLSPSGPRPRKTQTRRRPPQ; encoded by the exons ATGGAACTAG GCGGCAACCTGTCGCAACCGTTCATGCATTCAGAGCAGTCACCCATCCTTAGTGGTGGTGCTGATTACTTTGAGGGCGACCGCGAGGATGATGACCATGCTACAAACATTTATGGCTTCTCgcagacagtgtttcacactccaccaccaccaccgacgcaGGAGACACAGACCGTGACAGACGAGGTTAACTATGGTCGTGGTTATCGCGAGCCTCGTCCACCGCCTCAGCGCTTATCGCCTTCCGGTCCTCGCCCGAGGAAGACCCAGACTCGTCGCCGTCCCCCGCAGTGA